Proteins encoded by one window of Streptacidiphilus sp. PB12-B1b:
- a CDS encoding response regulator transcription factor, whose product MRVLVVEDEQLLADAVATGLRREAMAVDVVYDGQAALDRVGVNEYDVVVLDRDLPLVHGDDVLRRVVEEGLATRVLMLTAAGDISDRVEGLELGADDYLPKPFAFSELVARVRALGRRATTPLPPVLERAGLSLDPGRREVLREGKPVSLAPKEFAVLEVLMRANGGVVSAEQLLEKAWDEHTDPFTNVVRVTVMTLRRKLGEPPVIITVPGSGYRI is encoded by the coding sequence TTGCGGGTTCTCGTGGTCGAGGACGAGCAGCTGCTCGCCGACGCCGTCGCCACCGGCCTGCGCCGCGAGGCGATGGCCGTGGACGTGGTCTACGACGGCCAGGCGGCCCTGGACCGGGTCGGGGTGAACGAGTACGACGTGGTCGTCCTCGACCGCGACCTGCCCCTGGTCCACGGCGACGACGTGCTGCGCCGGGTGGTGGAGGAGGGGCTGGCCACCCGGGTGCTGATGCTCACCGCCGCCGGCGACATCAGCGACCGGGTCGAGGGCCTGGAACTCGGGGCGGACGACTACCTGCCCAAGCCTTTCGCCTTCAGCGAACTGGTCGCCCGGGTGCGTGCCCTCGGCCGCCGCGCCACCACCCCGCTGCCGCCGGTGCTGGAGCGCGCGGGCCTGAGCCTGGACCCGGGCCGCCGGGAGGTGCTGCGCGAGGGCAAGCCGGTGTCGCTGGCGCCCAAGGAGTTCGCGGTGCTGGAGGTGCTGATGCGAGCCAACGGCGGCGTGGTCTCGGCCGAGCAGCTGCTGGAGAAGGCGTGGGACGAGCACACCGACCCGTTCACCAACGTCGTCCGGGTGACCGTGATGACGCTGCGCCGCAAGCTGGGCGAGCCGCCGGTGATCATCACCGTGCCGGGCTCCGGATACCGGATCTGA
- a CDS encoding cell wall metabolism sensor histidine kinase WalK, whose translation MTTRANDNHPRTWPGTEIHQSILPFRPTLRIRLTLFYGGMFLLAGLVMVLVMYVFVSQAFHVVSHTQYPQLGPDVQVVNPVTGQALTKADYDALVAAREAATSSDALHTLVLKSISALIALLILAVAFGWAMAGRVLQPIGRITRTARQVAGSDMHRRIELDGPDDELKELADTFDEMLERLDRAFESQRKFVANASHELRTPLAINRTLLEVQLSDPGSSADLQQLGKTLLATNERSEQLVEGLLLLARSDNELVDRRPVDLAEVARQALEQTRAEAAELGVRLTDELQSATVSGNGVLLERIALNLIQNAVRYNLPQDGWVRLSVRTVDGAGELVVANAGQVVPGYELEHIFEPFRRGKGRERTRSDKGVGLGLSIVRSVVRAHGGTIEAVGRPEGGLEMRVRIPGL comes from the coding sequence ATGACCACGCGTGCCAACGACAACCACCCCCGCACCTGGCCGGGGACCGAGATCCACCAGTCGATACTCCCGTTCCGGCCGACCCTGCGGATCCGGCTGACGCTGTTCTACGGCGGCATGTTCCTGCTGGCCGGCCTGGTCATGGTGCTGGTCATGTACGTCTTCGTGTCGCAGGCGTTCCACGTGGTCAGCCACACCCAGTACCCGCAGCTCGGCCCGGACGTGCAGGTGGTGAACCCGGTCACCGGCCAGGCGCTGACCAAGGCCGACTACGACGCGCTGGTGGCCGCCCGGGAGGCCGCCACCTCGTCCGACGCCCTGCACACCCTGGTGCTGAAGTCGATAAGCGCGCTGATCGCGCTGCTGATCCTGGCCGTCGCCTTCGGCTGGGCCATGGCCGGGCGGGTGCTGCAGCCGATCGGCCGGATCACCCGCACCGCCCGGCAGGTGGCCGGTTCCGACATGCACCGGCGGATCGAGCTGGACGGCCCGGACGACGAGCTCAAGGAGCTGGCCGACACCTTCGACGAGATGCTGGAGCGGCTCGACCGGGCGTTCGAGTCGCAGCGGAAGTTCGTCGCCAACGCCTCGCACGAGCTGCGCACCCCGCTGGCGATCAACCGCACCCTGCTGGAGGTCCAGCTCTCCGATCCGGGCAGCTCGGCCGACCTGCAGCAGCTGGGCAAGACCCTGCTGGCCACCAACGAGCGCAGCGAACAGCTGGTGGAGGGGCTGCTGCTGCTGGCCCGGAGCGACAACGAGCTGGTCGACCGGCGCCCGGTGGATCTGGCCGAGGTGGCCCGGCAGGCGCTGGAGCAGACCCGGGCCGAGGCCGCCGAGCTGGGTGTCCGGCTGACGGACGAGCTGCAGTCGGCCACCGTGTCCGGAAACGGTGTGCTGCTGGAGCGGATCGCGCTGAACCTGATCCAGAACGCGGTGCGCTACAACCTGCCGCAGGACGGCTGGGTGCGGCTCTCGGTGCGCACGGTGGACGGCGCGGGCGAGCTGGTGGTGGCCAACGCCGGGCAGGTCGTCCCCGGCTATGAGCTGGAGCACATCTTCGAGCCGTTCCGCCGGGGCAAGGGCCGGGAGCGGACCCGCAGCGACAAGGGCGTGGGGCTCGGTCTGTCCATCGTCCGCTCGGTGGTGCGGGCCCACGGCGGCACCATAGAGGCCGTCGGACGGCCGGAGGGCGGCCTGGAGATGCGGGTCCGCATTCCGGGCCTCTGA
- a CDS encoding ferrochelatase produces MSTAHAPIARPYDALLLLSFGGPEGPEDVVPFLENVTRGRGIPRERLAEVGQHYFLFGGVSPINAQNRELLAALRADFAGHGVELPVYWGNRNWAPYLVDTLREIAADGHRRVLTLATSAYANYSGCRQYRENLASALTELREEGAPGAAGLRLDKLRTFFNHPGFVQPMIDSTLAALAELPEGVRAGARLAFTTHSIPNALADTSGAPGDPARGRPGGAYVAQHLETARLVAAAVAEATGVPDRPWELVYQSRSGSPQTPWLEPDICDHLEAVHAEGAPAVVMVPIGFVSDHMEVVFDLDTQAREQAEKLGLPVARAATVGADPRFAAAVRDLVLERAAAERGEHPARCALGALGASHDLCPVGCCPAARNPLPAAAGADWTD; encoded by the coding sequence ATGTCAACCGCCCATGCCCCGATCGCCCGCCCGTACGATGCCCTGCTGCTGCTCTCCTTCGGCGGCCCGGAGGGCCCCGAGGACGTGGTGCCGTTCCTGGAGAACGTCACCCGGGGGCGCGGCATCCCCCGCGAGCGCCTGGCCGAGGTCGGGCAGCACTACTTCCTCTTCGGCGGCGTCAGCCCGATCAACGCGCAGAACCGGGAGCTGCTGGCGGCGCTGCGCGCGGACTTCGCCGGCCACGGCGTGGAGCTGCCGGTGTACTGGGGGAACCGGAACTGGGCCCCCTACCTGGTCGACACGCTGCGCGAGATCGCCGCGGACGGCCACCGCCGGGTGCTCACCCTGGCCACCAGCGCGTACGCCAACTACTCCGGCTGCCGCCAGTACCGGGAGAACCTGGCGTCCGCGCTGACCGAGCTGCGCGAGGAGGGCGCGCCGGGCGCGGCCGGGCTGCGCCTGGACAAGCTGCGGACGTTCTTCAACCACCCCGGCTTCGTCCAGCCGATGATCGACAGCACCCTCGCCGCCCTGGCGGAGCTTCCCGAGGGCGTGCGCGCCGGCGCGCGGCTGGCCTTCACCACCCACTCGATCCCCAACGCGCTGGCGGATACCTCGGGCGCCCCCGGCGATCCGGCGCGCGGCCGGCCCGGCGGGGCGTACGTGGCCCAGCACCTGGAGACCGCCCGGCTGGTCGCCGCGGCCGTGGCCGAGGCCACCGGCGTCCCCGACCGGCCCTGGGAGCTGGTCTACCAGAGCCGCAGCGGCTCGCCGCAGACGCCCTGGCTGGAACCGGACATCTGCGACCACCTGGAGGCGGTGCACGCCGAGGGCGCCCCGGCGGTGGTGATGGTCCCCATCGGCTTCGTCTCCGACCACATGGAGGTCGTCTTCGACCTCGACACACAGGCCCGGGAGCAGGCCGAGAAGCTGGGCCTGCCGGTCGCCCGGGCCGCGACCGTCGGCGCCGACCCGCGCTTCGCCGCCGCCGTCCGCGACCTGGTGCTGGAGCGTGCCGCCGCCGAGCGCGGCGAGCACCCGGCGCGCTGCGCCCTGGGCGCGCTCGGCGCGAGCCACGACCTGTGCCCGGTCGGCTGCTGCCCGGCCGCCCGCAACCCGCTCCCGGCCGCCGCCGGGGCCGACTGGACCGACTGA
- a CDS encoding acyl-ACP desaturase, with translation MTIAPSRPAWTDTQLIHALEEVVERELNRHLGVAKEWMPHEYVPWSQGRDFDGIMGGEAWAVDQSPVTDIGRVSLVVNLLTEDNLPSYHHEIATMFGRDGAWGTWVHQWTAEEGRHAIVMRDYLLTARAVDPVALERARMTHMAEGFESDNSHSMLHSVAYVAFQELATRISHRNTGRHSGDPICDRMLARIATDENLHMVFYRNLLKAALEIAPDQAMRAVSDVVTGFRMPGHGMPGFERAAAQMAIGGIYNLRIHHDDVLQPVLRHLKVMEVSGLGPDGLQAQQELGMYLDGLDAQATRFDERRAALLARRAANQAAKG, from the coding sequence GTGACCATCGCCCCCTCCCGCCCCGCCTGGACCGACACCCAACTGATCCACGCCCTCGAAGAGGTCGTGGAGCGCGAGCTGAACCGCCACCTCGGCGTCGCCAAGGAGTGGATGCCGCACGAGTACGTTCCGTGGAGCCAGGGGCGGGACTTCGACGGGATCATGGGCGGCGAGGCGTGGGCGGTCGACCAGTCCCCGGTGACCGACATCGGCCGGGTCTCGCTGGTGGTCAACCTGCTCACCGAGGACAACCTCCCCAGCTACCACCACGAGATCGCCACCATGTTCGGCCGCGACGGGGCCTGGGGCACCTGGGTGCACCAGTGGACGGCCGAGGAGGGCCGGCACGCCATCGTCATGCGCGACTACCTGCTCACCGCCCGCGCGGTGGACCCGGTGGCGCTGGAGCGCGCCCGGATGACGCACATGGCCGAGGGGTTCGAGTCAGACAACAGCCACTCGATGCTGCACTCGGTCGCCTACGTGGCCTTCCAGGAGCTGGCCACCCGGATCTCGCACCGCAACACCGGCCGCCACTCCGGCGACCCGATCTGCGACCGGATGCTGGCCCGGATCGCCACCGACGAGAACCTGCACATGGTCTTCTACCGGAACCTGCTCAAGGCCGCCCTGGAGATCGCCCCGGACCAGGCCATGCGCGCCGTCTCCGACGTGGTCACCGGCTTCCGGATGCCCGGCCACGGCATGCCCGGCTTCGAGCGCGCCGCCGCCCAGATGGCCATCGGCGGGATCTACAACCTGCGCATCCACCACGACGACGTGCTGCAGCCGGTGCTGCGCCACCTCAAGGTGATGGAGGTCTCCGGGCTCGGCCCGGACGGTCTGCAGGCGCAGCAGGAGCTCGGGATGTACCTGGACGGGCTGGACGCCCAGGCCACCCGCTTCGACGAGCGTCGCGCCGCGCTGCTGGCCCGGCGCGCCGCCAACCAGGCGGCCAAGGGCTGA
- a CDS encoding inositol monophosphatase family protein, translating to MPPLTDPALPQDLLDLALEAGRRAGALLRDGRPADLGVAATKTSPIDVVTEMDLAAEKLITELIMERRPEDGLLGEEGAATEGTSGVRWVIDPLDGTVNYLYGLPSWSVSIAAEVDGRTLVGVVEVPSRGETAHAVLGGGAYLNGRRMRCRTAPPMEQALVGTGFGYLRERRVQQAAVARELIPRLRDVRRGGSAAIDLSDVAAGRLDGYYERGLNPWDHAAGVLLASEAGALVGGRPGRAPSGELTVAAPAGLFEPLQQALEELGAWHD from the coding sequence GTGCCCCCGCTCACCGACCCCGCACTCCCGCAGGACCTGCTCGACCTCGCCCTGGAGGCCGGCCGCCGGGCCGGTGCGCTGCTGCGCGACGGCCGCCCGGCCGATCTCGGCGTCGCCGCAACCAAGACCAGCCCGATCGACGTGGTCACCGAGATGGATCTGGCCGCCGAGAAGCTGATCACCGAGCTGATCATGGAGCGCCGCCCCGAGGACGGCCTGCTGGGCGAGGAGGGCGCGGCCACCGAGGGCACCAGCGGCGTCCGCTGGGTGATCGATCCGCTCGACGGCACGGTCAACTACCTGTACGGGCTTCCCTCCTGGTCCGTCAGCATCGCCGCCGAGGTGGACGGCCGGACGCTGGTCGGGGTGGTCGAGGTGCCCTCGCGCGGCGAGACCGCGCACGCGGTGCTGGGCGGCGGGGCCTACCTGAACGGCCGCCGCATGCGCTGCCGGACCGCGCCGCCGATGGAGCAGGCCCTGGTGGGCACCGGCTTCGGCTACCTCCGCGAGCGCCGGGTGCAGCAGGCCGCGGTGGCCCGCGAGCTGATCCCACGGCTGCGGGACGTCCGGCGCGGCGGCTCCGCCGCCATCGATCTCAGCGACGTCGCCGCCGGACGCCTCGACGGCTACTACGAGCGCGGCCTGAATCCGTGGGACCACGCCGCGGGGGTCCTGCTCGCCAGTGAGGCGGGCGCGCTGGTCGGCGGTCGGCCGGGCCGGGCGCCGTCCGGCGAGCTGACCGTGGCCGCGCCCGCCGGGCTGTTCGAGCCGCTGCAGCAGGCTCTGGAGGAACTCGGCGCCTGGCACGACTGA